Proteins from a genomic interval of Equus quagga isolate Etosha38 chromosome 13, UCLA_HA_Equagga_1.0, whole genome shotgun sequence:
- the USP29 gene encoding LOW QUALITY PROTEIN: ubiquitin carboxyl-terminal hydrolase 29 (The sequence of the model RefSeq protein was modified relative to this genomic sequence to represent the inferred CDS: inserted 1 base in 1 codon; deleted 1 base in 1 codon; substituted 3 bases at 3 genomic stop codons) → MAPLRIHGFIQIWSKKTGITKSREVFIETAEGKKETSLVVIFNSGEFIRVFQLSNNITSVVLRHCGERQSCLNLTLKNNSSLFIDKLSRRDAEQLKMFLDIVHQNEFQAPMESDSDWRVFDSRNTRKEIDKTPFHKVCDMPSYGFFNTEKGSETPFPQKMPSLISKSPMLVTTGLLENQGGKGKRMQSSCLEMSEGLWEENNPILNKKLKTNSFKYVSGNGKKPLHLKDPKRDRNSKYGPSCKTISAXNPNLDKALHSVQLLSSKSSLEFRSGLMYSQNDPGCNESQVPLDSHPEQLWQGFPNLGNTCYVNASLQSLFAIPLFADDLLKQGVPWEKIPFGALVMDLNQLLVLKDVYVCNVETKKGLLVNVKSTISVVAETFSSNTQNDAHEFLGHCLDQLKEDMKKLNTTLRTERELGDENSSPQRYAGNAATKSFVCLVVANFEFELQHSIICKACGQVVLKAEPSHYLSINLPQETKPLPFSIQNCFDFFFRAEELECNCEKCKHKSSVAMHKFSRLPRVLIVHLKRYNFSDVWXLVKDNQRVHVPKYLSLSSHCNDNTKPPLPLGSNAPTGDSKVLNVSQEMISEIISPSTPSVKLISESSESLVLQIPSEKEAKPQNFRKICEGSSQEQQQRDLEKCSTEAVESELVNSGDGTVSEKKLPAADSMDQGDISLPMICEDAGKPTSSPRTGLVEIHLQEVADNPELKKYEKTNAFIEXSVTESTEDFYEDKETWIPERSEGMAEQLQKNKIFKKKKKEFLQQEPPPSIGKPDAQEHIEKDLNSHQKANLNSLGALGSDKNSGNKDILGTENTEAEARELKRNTKMRDPLNAYQLISVVSHLGHSLHSGHYISDVYDFQRXAWFTYSDLQVSQIEEFVMQEARLCTGYIFFYTHNEIFEALLGKVLRTEVGKILQEE, encoded by the exons ATGGCTCCTCTAAGGATACATGGTTTTATCCAAATTTGGAGCAAGAAGACTGGGATAACTAAATCTAGAGAAGTATTCATTGAAACAgcggaaggaaaaaaggaaaccagCCTGGTGGTCATTTTCAATTCTGGAGAATTTATAAGGGTTTTTCAGCTAAGTAATAATATTACAAGTGTGGTCCTTAGACATTGTGGAGAGAGACAAAGTTGCCTGaatttaactttgaaaaacaatagcTCCTTGTTTATTGACAAATTATCCCGCAGAGATGCTGAACAGTTGAAGATGTTCCTGGACATAGTCCATCAAAATGAATTCCAAGCACCTATGGAATCTGATAGTGATTGGCGTGTTTTTGACAGCAGAAATACACGGAAGGAAATTGACAAAACTCCATTTCACAAGGTTTGTGACATGCCAAGTTATGGATTCTTTAATACAGAAAAAGGAAGTGAGACACCTTTCCCTCAGAAGATGCCTTCATTAATATCAAAATCACCAATGCTTGTCACAACAGGCCTATTAGAAAATCAAggtggaaaggggaaaagaatgcAATCGTCTTGTCTAGAGATGAGTGAGGGCCTCTGGGAAGAAAATAACCCCATACTAAACAAGAAACTGAAGACAAATTCCTTTAAGTATGTAAGTGGCAATGGGAAGAAACCACTGCATTTAAAAGATCCAAAAAGGGATAGAAATTCAAAATATGGACCTTCATGCAAGACcatctctgcttaaaatcctaACCTAGATAAGGCTCTTCATTCAGTCCAACTTCTCTCTTCCAAAAGCAGTTTGGAATTTCGCTCAGGACTAATGTATAGCCAGAATGATCCAGGATGTAATGAATCCCAGGTGCCCCTTGACTCTCACCCAGAACAACTATGGCAAGGCTTTCCTAATTTGGGAAATACCTGTTACGTGAATGCAAGTTTACAGTCACTATTTGCAATTCCACTGTTTGCTGATGACTTACTTAAGCAAGGTGTCCCATGGGAGAAAATTCCCTTTGGTGCTCTTGTTATGGACTTGAACCAGTTACTGGTGTTAAAAGAtgtct atgtctgtaACGTGGAGACCAAGAAAGGGTTACTGGTAAATGTTAAAAGTACCATTTCAGTGGTTGCAGAGACATTCTCTAGCAACACTCAAAATGATGCTCATGAGTTCTTAGGTCACTGTTTAGATCAGCTGAAAGAGgacatgaaaaaattaaacaccACTTTGAGGACTGAGAGAGAACTTGGAGATGAAAATTCGTCTCCACAGAGGTATGCTGGTAATGCTGCCACCAAGTCATTTGTTTGTCTTGTTGTTGCTAATTTTGAGTTTGAATTGCAGCACTCCATTATTTGTAAAGCCTGTGGTCAGGTGGTTCTCAAGGCAGAACCAAGTCATTATCTCTCCATCAACCTTCCCCAAGAAACAAAACCACTTCCTTTCTctattcaaaattgttttgattttttctttagagCAGAAGAACTTGAGTGTAACTGTGAGAAGTGCAAGCACAAGAGTTCTGTTGCAATGCACAAATTCAGTAGGCTTCCCAGGGTCCTTATTGTTCATCTGAAACGCTATAACTTTAGTGATGTTTGGTAGCTAGTGAAGGATAACCAGCGAGTCCATGTTCCCAAGTATTTAAGCTTGTCTTCTCATTGCAATGATAATACCAAACCACCACTTCCCTTGGGCAGTAATGCACCTACTGGGGACTCCAAAGTCCTGAATGTCTCTCAAGAGATGATTTCTGAGATCATCAGCCCATCAACACCTTCAGTAAAGTTGATCTCAGAATCCAGTGAGTCCCTGGTTTTACAAATTCCATCAGAGAAGGAAGCCAAACCACAAAATTTCCGGAAAATCTGTGAAGGGTCCAGCCAAGAACAGCAGCAGAGAGACCTGGAAAAGTGTTCTACTGAA GCAGTAGAGTCAGAACTGGTAAACTCAGGAGATGGGACAGTCAGTGAAAAGAAGCTGCCAGCAGCTGACTCGATGGATCAAGGAGATATTTCTCTTCCTATGATCTGTGAAGATGCAGGTAAACCTACCAGCAGTCCACGCACAGGTCTTGTAGAGATTCATCTTCAAGAGGTAGCTGACAACCCAGAACTTAAGAAATATGAGAAAACCAATGCATTTATAG TTAGTGTCACTGAGTCTACTGAAGATTTTTATGAGGATAAAGAAACCTGGATTCCAGAAAGATCTGAAGGAATGGCTGAACAACTCCA gaaaaataaaatctttaaaaaaaaaaaaaaagaattccttcaGCAGGAACCACCTCCAAGCATTGGGAAGCCAGATGCCCAGGAACACATAGAGAAGGACCTCAATAGTCATCAGAAGGCTAACCTGAATTCCCTTGGTGCGTTGGGTTCCGATAAGAACTCTGGAAACAAAGACATTTTAGGTACAGAGAACACAGAAGCTGAAGccagagaactgaaaagaaatacCAAGATGAGAGACCCTCTTAATGCCTACCAGCTCATCAGTGTGGTCAGCCATCTTGGGCACTCCCTACACTCAGGCCATTACATCAGCGATGTTTATGACTTTCAGAGGTAGGCCTGGTTCACGTACAGTGATTTACAAGTATCACAAATCGAAGAGTTCGTAATGCAGGAGGCTAGGCTTTGCACTGGGTATATCTTCTTTTACACGCACAATGAGATCTTTGAGGCACTGTTGGGAAAGGTACTTAGAACAGAGGTAGGGAAGATCCTTCAGGAGGAATAA